One stretch of Callospermophilus lateralis isolate mCalLat2 chromosome 11, mCalLat2.hap1, whole genome shotgun sequence DNA includes these proteins:
- the Cyb5d1 gene encoding cytochrome b5 domain-containing protein 1 produces the protein MPRRGLVAGPEFEGFQRRFFTPEEVARHNQPEDLWVSYLGYVYDLTPLAQEYKGNLLLKPIVEVAGQDISHWFDPNTGDIRKHIDPLTGCLRYRTPRGRFVHVPPQLPRSDWANDFGNPWWKGSQFEVGKLSAKTRNIRIINTLTSQQHILEVGALESMWEILHRYLPYNAHAASYTWKYEGKTLNMDHTLEENGIQDEEEEFDYLKMDGTHYIPAILLYFNDDLTEL, from the exons ATGCCGCGCCGGGGCCTAGTGGCTGGGCCAGAGTTTGAGGGCTTCCAGCGTCGCTTTTTCACGCCGGAAGAAGTGGCCAGACATAACCAGCCCGAAGACCTTtgggtgtcttacttgggatacgTGTACGACCTAACGCCATTGGCTCAGGAGTACAAGG GGAACCTGCTTCTGAAACCCATCGTGGAAGTTGCAGGCCAGGACATCAGCCACTGGTTTGATCCAAACACCGGAGAC ATCCGCAAGCACATAGATCCCCTGACTGGTTGCCTGAGGTACCGCACCCCGCGGGGCCGTTTCGTGCACGTCCCACCTCAGCTGCCCCGATCGGACTGGGCCAATGATTTTGGGAATCCCTGGTGGAAAGGGTCGCAGTTCGAGGTGGGGAAGCTGTCTGCCAAGACCCGGAATATTCGCATCATTAACACTCTCACGTCGCAGCAGCACATACTGGAG gtgggGGCTCTGGAGTCAATGTGGGAAATCCTACACCGCTATCTTCCCTATAATGCACATGCTGCCAGCTACACCTGGAAATATGAAGGGAAGACCCTGAACATGGATCATACCCTGGAAGAGAATGGGATccaggatgaggaggaagaattTGACTATCTCAAAATGGATGGTACACACTACATACCtgcaatactgctctacttcaatGATGACCTCACAGAGCTATAG